The following coding sequences are from one Panicum hallii strain FIL2 chromosome 5, PHallii_v3.1, whole genome shotgun sequence window:
- the LOC112894820 gene encoding uncharacterized protein LOC112894820 isoform X3, with translation MVGHRLPARPEGGPPPFRRKEARAREGSDSGDSEPAGEAVKRARRAAEPAVDSETLPSGSRVEKEIEEGNADDEGGVRKERERRRGQRARSGRKIVRAAIKRAHRAVSETAPTSSLAESTATGASPRPLPPTTPKAGPQMAGFGVDGTRDVFSQPELYSPDEGFDFYSDDAARTPVSRLGMEGLALNSQPEGWPYPARYQSLVQSDGGIGSDGRKRPVRSPPPPRGTGGPIRTVGLRKPRGPGLSSSRGRGGGLAPASVAPGDPSSPRYGTSDGTELEDAEDVQEIVQELDAQLDSSDEELLNLLQEDAEHEKQVMETIFFFGAIDGTHVEVVVPNDKKVQYLCRKGHKTQNVLAVVDFDMRFTFVLAGWPGSVHDMRVFNDAINKYKERFPHPPLGKYYLVDSGYPNRAGYLASYKGTKYHLPEFRNSTMPRG, from the exons ATGGTAGGGCACCGGCTCCCGGCGCGCCCGGAAGGGGGGCCGCCGCCGTTTCGGCGGAAGGAGGCGCGCGCAAGGGAAGGAAGCGACAGCGGGGACAGCGAGCCCGCCGGCGAAGCAGTCAAGCGCGCGCGTCGTGCCGC CGAGCCTGCGGTTGATTCCGAGACGCTACCGAGCGGGTCTCGTGTGGAGAAGGAAATCGAGGAGGGGAATGCGGATGATGAAGGCGGCGTGCGCAAGGAGAGGGAGCGCCGGCGGGGACAGCGAGCGCGGTCGGGCAGGAAGATCGTCAGAGCTGCAATCAAGCGCGCGCATCGTGCTGT ATCTGAGACCGCGCCCACGTCCTCACTGGCCGAGTCCACCGCCACCGGCGCATCTCCTCGGCCTCTGCCTCCAACGACCCCAAAAGCAGGACCGCAGATGGCCGGATTTGGGGTTGACGGGACCCGGGATGTCTTCTCCCAGCCCGAACTGTACTCCCCTGACGAGGGATTTGATTTCTACTCCGACGACGCGGCCCGGACGCCGGTCTCTCGTCTGGGCATGGAAGGTCTCGCCCTCAACTCGCAGCCGGAAGGGTGGCCCTACCCGGCGAGGTACCAAAGCCTGGTGCAGTCTGACGGCGGGATCGGAAGCGACGGCCGCAAGAGGCCCGTTCGTTCCCCTCCACCGCCCCGTGGCACAGGAGGCCCGATCCGCACAGTTGGCCTTCGCAAACCACGCGGTCCAGGTCTGTCATCCAGCCGCGGCCGAGGTGGTGGGTTGGCACCTGCCTCGGTTGCTCCCGGTGATCCTTCTAGTCCTCGGTACGGGACCAGCGACGGGACCGAGCTGGAGGATGCAGAGGACGTGCAGGAGATCGTTCAG GAATTGGATGCTCAGTTGGACTCAAGTGACGAAGAGCTGCTGAACTTGTTACAGGAGGACGCTGAGCATGAGAAGCAAGTGATGGAGACGATCTTCTTTTTTG GGGCAATTGATGGAACTCATGTGGAAGTTGTAGTGCCAAATGATAAAAAGGTTCAATATCTTTGTCGAAAGGGGCACAAAACACAAAATGTGCTTGCAGTTGTAGACTTTGACATGAGATTCACATTTGTGCTTGCTGGATGGCCGGGATCAGTGCACGACATGAGAGTGTTCAATGATGCCATCAACAAGTACAAAGAAAGGTTTCCACACCCACCTCTAG GGAAGTACTACCTAGTGGATTCGGGATATCCAAATCGTGCAGGTTATCTTGCATCTTACAAGGGGACAAAATACCATCTACCAGAGTTTCGTAATTCCACAATGCCCAGAG GTTAA
- the LOC112894820 gene encoding uncharacterized protein LOC112894820 isoform X1, whose translation MVGHRLPARPEGGPPPFRRKEARAREGSDSGDSEPAGEAVKRARRAAEPAVDSETLPSGSRVEKEIEEGNADDEGGVRKERERRRGQRARSGRKIVRAAIKRAHRAVSETAPTSSLAESTATGASPRPLPPTTPKAGPQMAGFGVDGTRDVFSQPELYSPDEGFDFYSDDAARTPVSRLGMEGLALNSQPEGWPYPARYQSLVQSDGGIGSDGRKRPVRSPPPPRGTGGPIRTVGLRKPRGPGLSSSRGRGGGLAPASVAPGDPSSPRYGTSDGTELEDAEDVQEIVQELDAQLDSSDEELLNLLQEDAEHEKQVMETIFFFGAIDGTHVEVVVPNDKKVQYLCRKGHKTQNVLAVVDFDMRFTFVLAGWPGSVHDMRVFNDAINKYKERFPHPPLGKYYLVDSGYPNRAGYLASYKGTKYHLPEFRNSTMPRGTKETFNFAHSSLRNVVERAFGVLKMKWRMLLKVPSYPPAKQARIIVACMALHNFIRESKLMDEHFDRCDRDEHYVPVEASMSQTRTRDTGRLDEDCNINEFRDQMANALYSR comes from the exons ATGGTAGGGCACCGGCTCCCGGCGCGCCCGGAAGGGGGGCCGCCGCCGTTTCGGCGGAAGGAGGCGCGCGCAAGGGAAGGAAGCGACAGCGGGGACAGCGAGCCCGCCGGCGAAGCAGTCAAGCGCGCGCGTCGTGCCGC CGAGCCTGCGGTTGATTCCGAGACGCTACCGAGCGGGTCTCGTGTGGAGAAGGAAATCGAGGAGGGGAATGCGGATGATGAAGGCGGCGTGCGCAAGGAGAGGGAGCGCCGGCGGGGACAGCGAGCGCGGTCGGGCAGGAAGATCGTCAGAGCTGCAATCAAGCGCGCGCATCGTGCTGT ATCTGAGACCGCGCCCACGTCCTCACTGGCCGAGTCCACCGCCACCGGCGCATCTCCTCGGCCTCTGCCTCCAACGACCCCAAAAGCAGGACCGCAGATGGCCGGATTTGGGGTTGACGGGACCCGGGATGTCTTCTCCCAGCCCGAACTGTACTCCCCTGACGAGGGATTTGATTTCTACTCCGACGACGCGGCCCGGACGCCGGTCTCTCGTCTGGGCATGGAAGGTCTCGCCCTCAACTCGCAGCCGGAAGGGTGGCCCTACCCGGCGAGGTACCAAAGCCTGGTGCAGTCTGACGGCGGGATCGGAAGCGACGGCCGCAAGAGGCCCGTTCGTTCCCCTCCACCGCCCCGTGGCACAGGAGGCCCGATCCGCACAGTTGGCCTTCGCAAACCACGCGGTCCAGGTCTGTCATCCAGCCGCGGCCGAGGTGGTGGGTTGGCACCTGCCTCGGTTGCTCCCGGTGATCCTTCTAGTCCTCGGTACGGGACCAGCGACGGGACCGAGCTGGAGGATGCAGAGGACGTGCAGGAGATCGTTCAG GAATTGGATGCTCAGTTGGACTCAAGTGACGAAGAGCTGCTGAACTTGTTACAGGAGGACGCTGAGCATGAGAAGCAAGTGATGGAGACGATCTTCTTTTTTG GGGCAATTGATGGAACTCATGTGGAAGTTGTAGTGCCAAATGATAAAAAGGTTCAATATCTTTGTCGAAAGGGGCACAAAACACAAAATGTGCTTGCAGTTGTAGACTTTGACATGAGATTCACATTTGTGCTTGCTGGATGGCCGGGATCAGTGCACGACATGAGAGTGTTCAATGATGCCATCAACAAGTACAAAGAAAGGTTTCCACACCCACCTCTAG GGAAGTACTACCTAGTGGATTCGGGATATCCAAATCGTGCAGGTTATCTTGCATCTTACAAGGGGACAAAATACCATCTACCAGAGTTTCGTAATTCCACAATGCCCAGAGGTACGAAAGAAACCTTCAATTTTGCTCATTCTTCACTTAGAAATGTCGTGGAAAGGGCCTTTGGAGTTTTAAAAATGAAGTGGAGGATGTTGTTGAAAGTGCCAAGCTACCCACCGGCAAAGCAAGCCCGAATAATTGTAGCATGCATGGCATTGCATAATTTTATTAGAGAGAGTAAGCTCATGGATGAACACTTTGATCGTTGCGACCGTGATGAGCACTATGTTCCAGTTGAGGCATCAATGTCACAAACACGTACACGGGACACAGGACGATTGGATGAAGATTGCAACATCAATGAATTTCGAGATCAAATGGCCAATGCTTTGTACAGTAGATAA
- the LOC112894309 gene encoding transcription factor Pur-alpha 1 isoform X2, protein MDGGGGGGGAGGVGGGVMLGGGVGPGGGGGGGGGGGDVELVSKTLQFEHKLFYFDLKENPRGRYLKISEKTSATRSTIIVPVDGVAWFLDLFDYYIRTDERDAFSKELRLQTKVFYFDIGENKRGRFLKVSEASVNRNRSTIIVPAGSSGEEGWEAFRNVLLEINNEASRLYVLPNHPNQQHMEPPERLPGLSDDVGAGFIAGHGSQSASGPEVDVERLVDLPPQEEISGMGMSKVIRADQKRFFFDLGSNNRGHYLRISEVAGNDRSSIILPLSGLKQFHEMVGHFVDIMKDRLEGMSSANVRTVEPSQR, encoded by the exons atggacggcggcggtggcggaggcggcgccggcggagtCGGGGGAGGGGTCATGCTGGGCGGCGGGGtcggccccggcggcggcggcgggggcgggggcgggggcggcgacgTGGAGCTCGTCAGCAAGACGCTGCAGTTCGAGCACAAGCTGTTCTACTTCGATCTGAAGGAGAACCCGCGGGGGAGGTATCTCAAGATCTCCGAGAAGACCTCGGCCACGCGCTCCACCATCATCGTCCCCGTCGACGGCGTCGCCTGGTTCCTCGACCTCTTCGACTACTACATCCGCACCGACGAGCGCGACGCCTTCAGCAAGGAGCTGCGGCTCCAGACCAAG GTGTTCTATTTCGATATCGGGGAGAACAAGAGAGGCCGATTCCTCAAG GTTTCAGAGGCCTCTGTCAACAGAAATCGTAGTACAATAATAGTTCCGGCTGGCAGCTCTGGTGAAGAAGGTTGGGAAGCATTCAGGAATGTGCTATTGGAAATAAATAACGAGGCTTCTCGACTGTATGTCCTACCAAATCATCCAAATCAG CAACACATGGAACCACCAGAACGCCTTCCCGGCCTTTCTGATGATGTGGGTGCCGGATTTATAGCTGGACATGGTAGCCAGTCTGCGTCTGGGCCTGAGGTAGATGTTGAACGCTTGGTTGATCTGCCTCCTCAGGAAGAAATTAGCGGCATGGGAATGTCTAAGGTGATTAGGGCAGATCAGAAGAGGTTCTTCTTCGACCTGGGTAGCAATAACAGGGGCCACTATTTGAGGATATCTGAG GTGGCTGGAAATGACCGTTCATCGATAATCTTACCGCTCTCTGGTCTGAAGCAGTTCCATGAAATGGTTGGTCACTTTGTAGATATAATGAAGGACAGGCTTGAAGGAATGAGCAGCGCCAACGTGCGCACTGTTGAGCCCAGCCAGAGATGA
- the LOC112895394 gene encoding uncharacterized protein LOC112895394 produces MMRRRGLRSFCHGVASTSTVQQLHGKEQLAGAAGAGADAASSSFLTVPPSVVGSCVAETEVSGTGTGGGAGGGGGPAVTLEEMILQLDLEEEAARKARRAAAAAGYGGEEEGWCPRRMSCVDGGGGGGPADHVLRSARDALSQYPRFSLDGRDAMYRASFSGFYEGMGRGASAAGNYSRPRASACCAAGAGCAALACGAGGYEMDLERTLRMPATVAGESVVWCKPGVVAKLMGLEAVPVPIRGGLRRRKASGHPAATCGGGGGVRKQRLRRTVQEELALNKEKLFMALHGYDVAGAGARHTLAPSGPARDPMSVAWATTAMDGSSGFAVDG; encoded by the coding sequence ATGATGCGCCGTCGCGGCCTCCGAAGCTTCTGCCACGGCGTCGCCTCCACGTCCACGGTGCAGCAGCTCCACGGAAAGGAGCAGCTGGCCGGcgccgcgggcgcgggcgcggacgCTGCGTCCTCGTCCTTCCTCACCGTGCCGCCGTCGGTGGTCGGCTCGTGCGTGGCCGAGACCGAGGTGAGCGGCACGGGCACCGGTGGTGGcgcgggcggtggaggaggaccGGCGGTCACGCTGGAGGAGATGATCCTGCAGCTGGacctggaggaggaggcggcgaggaaggcgcggcgagcggcggcggcggcggggtacggcggggaggaggaggggtggTGCCCGCGGCGGATGTCGTGCgtggacggcgggggcggcggcggcccggcggaCCACGTGCTCCGGTCGGCGCGGGACGCGCTGAGCCAGTACCCGCGCTTCTCGCTCGACGGGCGGGACGCCATGTACCGCGCGTCGTTCAGTGGGTTCTACGAGGGCATGGGCCgcggcgccagcgccgccggaAACTACAGCCGGCCGCGGGCGTCGGCGTGCTGCGCCGCCGGCGCGGGGTGCGCGGCGCTCGCGTGCGGCGCGGGGGGATACGAGATGGACCTGGAGCGGACGCTGCGGATGCCGGCCACGGTCGCCGGGGAGAGCGTCGTGTGGTGCAAGCCCGGCGTGGTGGCCAAGCTCATGGGGCTGGAGGCCGTGCCCGTGCCGATCAGGGGAGGGCTCCGGCGGAGGAAGGCGAGCGGGCATCCGGCCGCgacgtgcggcggcggcggcggcgtcaggAAGCAGAGGCTGAGGAGGACGGTGCAGGAGGAGCTGGCCTTGAACAAGGAGAAGCTCTTCATGGCGCTGCATGGCTACGACGTCGCCGGGGCGGGCGCGCGACACACGCTGGCACCCTCCGGTCCGGCGCGGGACCCGATGTCAGTGGCATGGGCAACGACGGCCATGGATGGGAGTTCCGGCTTCGCCGTTGACGGGTGA
- the LOC112893961 gene encoding uncharacterized protein LOC112893961 isoform X2: MGANCCIAAKERTQPCMAQIEVSTYRVRHSPSWSFRWDNRTHIEDMMENTMVFPNQSSGNVQPEVKNGFIAPTEGHNSGDSRSDVFRRVKWQKSDKKMEVSKLSKVDPGDQSTANDLSPEAKSCKSPSVVTVASDAKTLKSHPSTTTPVLQEDSEGPSSCHSIRMDPNSTRKALQSSGGQLYTQISDGSNPSLKPLGENSSAERRLSNSMLSACSNDMFTGQSQGETSDGWATRAPSELVAISQGDRWSVDNELFGSITSKGSFSNASHPTALSPDQEVCRLCSRLLKERSSWNGHELAVVAVLFCGHAYHANCLDSITAESEKYDPPCPVCTHGETITAKLFGKTELKVKNKASKNMADNDLDRSSEHQKKVKREPRLVTSSSMKNTFSRPFLRRHFSTGSRPPTPVLGSEPTRKKGFWSRNWRE, from the exons ATGGGAGCTAATTGCTGCATAGCTGCCAAGGAAAGAACACAGCCATGTATGGCTCAAATTGAAGTTTCAACATACAGGGTAAGGCACTCACCATCATGGAGCTTCCGGTGGGACAACCGTACACACATAGAGGATATGATGGAGAACACTATGGTGTTCCCAAATCAAAGTAGTGGAAACGTTCAGCCAGAAGTGAAGAATGGTTTTATTGCACCAACTGAAGGCCATAACAGTGGGGATAGCCGTTCTGATGTGTTCCGCAGGGTCAAGTGGCAAAAATCTGATAAAAAGATGGAAGTATCCAAGCTTTCAAAAGTTGATCCTGGAG ATCAATCTACCGCAAATGATTTATCCCCTGAG GCAAAGTCTTGTAAATCCCCCAGCGTAGTAACTGTTGCTTCAGATGCAAAGACATTGAAGTCTCATCCTTCAACAACAACCCCTGTACTGCAAGAAGATTCAGAAGGTCCTTCATCCTGTCATTCTATTCGCATGGACCCAAATTCAACAAGGAAAGCACTTCAATCATCTGGTGGTCAACTGTACACGCAGATCTCAGATGGAAGCAATCCATCCCTCAAACCTCTTGGTGAAAACAGCTCTGCAGAAAGAAGGCTATCAAACTCCATGCTTTCTGCCTGTAGCAATGATATGTTTACAGGGCAATCGCAAGGTGAGACATCTGATGGGTGGGCAACTCGCGCACCTTCTGAATTGGTGGCTATATCTCAAGGAGATAGGTGGTCTGTTGACAATGAACTCTTTGGCTCCATTACTAGTAAAGGATCATTTTCAAATGCTTCACATCCCACTGCCCTCTCCCCTGACCAAGAGGTATGCAGGCTATGTTCAAGGCTACTAAAGGAGCGATCTTCATGGAACGGTCATGAGCTGGCAGTAGTTGCTGTTTTATTCTGTGGTCATGCATACCACGCAAATTGTTTAGATAGTATTACTGCAGAAAGTGAGAAATATGATCCTCCTTGTCCTGTATGCACCCATGGTGAGACAATTACAGCAAAACTGTTTGGAAAGACTGAACTAAAGGTTAAGAATAAGGCATCAAAAAATATGGCTGATAATGATCTTGATCGGAGCTCTGAGCACCAGAAGAAAGTTAAGAGAGAACCCAGATTGGTCACAAGTTCTAGCATGAAGAACACATTTAGTCGGCCATTTTTGAGGAGGCATTTCTCCACTGGTTCGCGACCACCAACACCAGTTTTGGGGAGTGAACCAACAAGAAAGAAGGGATTCTGGTCAAGGAATTGGAGAGAGTAG
- the LOC112894309 gene encoding transcription factor Pur-alpha 1 isoform X1: protein MDGGGGGGGAGGVGGGVMLGGGVGPGGGGGGGGGGGDVELVSKTLQFEHKLFYFDLKENPRGRYLKISEKTSATRSTIIVPVDGVAWFLDLFDYYIRTDERDAFSKELRLQTKVFYFDIGENKRGRFLKVSEASVNRNRSTIIVPAGSSGEEGWEAFRNVLLEINNEASRLYVLPNHPNQIGQQHMEPPERLPGLSDDVGAGFIAGHGSQSASGPEVDVERLVDLPPQEEISGMGMSKVIRADQKRFFFDLGSNNRGHYLRISEVAGNDRSSIILPLSGLKQFHEMVGHFVDIMKDRLEGMSSANVRTVEPSQR, encoded by the exons atggacggcggcggtggcggaggcggcgccggcggagtCGGGGGAGGGGTCATGCTGGGCGGCGGGGtcggccccggcggcggcggcgggggcgggggcgggggcggcgacgTGGAGCTCGTCAGCAAGACGCTGCAGTTCGAGCACAAGCTGTTCTACTTCGATCTGAAGGAGAACCCGCGGGGGAGGTATCTCAAGATCTCCGAGAAGACCTCGGCCACGCGCTCCACCATCATCGTCCCCGTCGACGGCGTCGCCTGGTTCCTCGACCTCTTCGACTACTACATCCGCACCGACGAGCGCGACGCCTTCAGCAAGGAGCTGCGGCTCCAGACCAAG GTGTTCTATTTCGATATCGGGGAGAACAAGAGAGGCCGATTCCTCAAG GTTTCAGAGGCCTCTGTCAACAGAAATCGTAGTACAATAATAGTTCCGGCTGGCAGCTCTGGTGAAGAAGGTTGGGAAGCATTCAGGAATGTGCTATTGGAAATAAATAACGAGGCTTCTCGACTGTATGTCCTACCAAATCATCCAAATCAG ATTGGCCAGCAACACATGGAACCACCAGAACGCCTTCCCGGCCTTTCTGATGATGTGGGTGCCGGATTTATAGCTGGACATGGTAGCCAGTCTGCGTCTGGGCCTGAGGTAGATGTTGAACGCTTGGTTGATCTGCCTCCTCAGGAAGAAATTAGCGGCATGGGAATGTCTAAGGTGATTAGGGCAGATCAGAAGAGGTTCTTCTTCGACCTGGGTAGCAATAACAGGGGCCACTATTTGAGGATATCTGAG GTGGCTGGAAATGACCGTTCATCGATAATCTTACCGCTCTCTGGTCTGAAGCAGTTCCATGAAATGGTTGGTCACTTTGTAGATATAATGAAGGACAGGCTTGAAGGAATGAGCAGCGCCAACGTGCGCACTGTTGAGCCCAGCCAGAGATGA
- the LOC112893961 gene encoding uncharacterized protein LOC112893961 isoform X1 encodes MGANCCIAAKERTQPCMAQIEVSTYRVRHSPSWSFRWDNRTHIEDMMENTMVFPNQSSGNVQPEVKNGFIAPTEGHNSGDSRSDVFRRVKWQKSDKKMEVSKLSKVDPGADQSTANDLSPEAKSCKSPSVVTVASDAKTLKSHPSTTTPVLQEDSEGPSSCHSIRMDPNSTRKALQSSGGQLYTQISDGSNPSLKPLGENSSAERRLSNSMLSACSNDMFTGQSQGETSDGWATRAPSELVAISQGDRWSVDNELFGSITSKGSFSNASHPTALSPDQEVCRLCSRLLKERSSWNGHELAVVAVLFCGHAYHANCLDSITAESEKYDPPCPVCTHGETITAKLFGKTELKVKNKASKNMADNDLDRSSEHQKKVKREPRLVTSSSMKNTFSRPFLRRHFSTGSRPPTPVLGSEPTRKKGFWSRNWRE; translated from the exons ATGGGAGCTAATTGCTGCATAGCTGCCAAGGAAAGAACACAGCCATGTATGGCTCAAATTGAAGTTTCAACATACAGGGTAAGGCACTCACCATCATGGAGCTTCCGGTGGGACAACCGTACACACATAGAGGATATGATGGAGAACACTATGGTGTTCCCAAATCAAAGTAGTGGAAACGTTCAGCCAGAAGTGAAGAATGGTTTTATTGCACCAACTGAAGGCCATAACAGTGGGGATAGCCGTTCTGATGTGTTCCGCAGGGTCAAGTGGCAAAAATCTGATAAAAAGATGGAAGTATCCAAGCTTTCAAAAGTTGATCCTGGAG CAGATCAATCTACCGCAAATGATTTATCCCCTGAG GCAAAGTCTTGTAAATCCCCCAGCGTAGTAACTGTTGCTTCAGATGCAAAGACATTGAAGTCTCATCCTTCAACAACAACCCCTGTACTGCAAGAAGATTCAGAAGGTCCTTCATCCTGTCATTCTATTCGCATGGACCCAAATTCAACAAGGAAAGCACTTCAATCATCTGGTGGTCAACTGTACACGCAGATCTCAGATGGAAGCAATCCATCCCTCAAACCTCTTGGTGAAAACAGCTCTGCAGAAAGAAGGCTATCAAACTCCATGCTTTCTGCCTGTAGCAATGATATGTTTACAGGGCAATCGCAAGGTGAGACATCTGATGGGTGGGCAACTCGCGCACCTTCTGAATTGGTGGCTATATCTCAAGGAGATAGGTGGTCTGTTGACAATGAACTCTTTGGCTCCATTACTAGTAAAGGATCATTTTCAAATGCTTCACATCCCACTGCCCTCTCCCCTGACCAAGAGGTATGCAGGCTATGTTCAAGGCTACTAAAGGAGCGATCTTCATGGAACGGTCATGAGCTGGCAGTAGTTGCTGTTTTATTCTGTGGTCATGCATACCACGCAAATTGTTTAGATAGTATTACTGCAGAAAGTGAGAAATATGATCCTCCTTGTCCTGTATGCACCCATGGTGAGACAATTACAGCAAAACTGTTTGGAAAGACTGAACTAAAGGTTAAGAATAAGGCATCAAAAAATATGGCTGATAATGATCTTGATCGGAGCTCTGAGCACCAGAAGAAAGTTAAGAGAGAACCCAGATTGGTCACAAGTTCTAGCATGAAGAACACATTTAGTCGGCCATTTTTGAGGAGGCATTTCTCCACTGGTTCGCGACCACCAACACCAGTTTTGGGGAGTGAACCAACAAGAAAGAAGGGATTCTGGTCAAGGAATTGGAGAGAGTAG
- the LOC112894820 gene encoding uncharacterized protein LOC112894820 isoform X2, producing MVGHRLPARPEGGPPPFRRKEARAREGSDSGDSEPAGEAVKRARRAASETAPTSSLAESTATGASPRPLPPTTPKAGPQMAGFGVDGTRDVFSQPELYSPDEGFDFYSDDAARTPVSRLGMEGLALNSQPEGWPYPARYQSLVQSDGGIGSDGRKRPVRSPPPPRGTGGPIRTVGLRKPRGPGLSSSRGRGGGLAPASVAPGDPSSPRYGTSDGTELEDAEDVQEIVQELDAQLDSSDEELLNLLQEDAEHEKQVMETIFFFGAIDGTHVEVVVPNDKKVQYLCRKGHKTQNVLAVVDFDMRFTFVLAGWPGSVHDMRVFNDAINKYKERFPHPPLGKYYLVDSGYPNRAGYLASYKGTKYHLPEFRNSTMPRGTKETFNFAHSSLRNVVERAFGVLKMKWRMLLKVPSYPPAKQARIIVACMALHNFIRESKLMDEHFDRCDRDEHYVPVEASMSQTRTRDTGRLDEDCNINEFRDQMANALYSR from the exons ATGGTAGGGCACCGGCTCCCGGCGCGCCCGGAAGGGGGGCCGCCGCCGTTTCGGCGGAAGGAGGCGCGCGCAAGGGAAGGAAGCGACAGCGGGGACAGCGAGCCCGCCGGCGAAGCAGTCAAGCGCGCGCGTCGTGCCGC ATCTGAGACCGCGCCCACGTCCTCACTGGCCGAGTCCACCGCCACCGGCGCATCTCCTCGGCCTCTGCCTCCAACGACCCCAAAAGCAGGACCGCAGATGGCCGGATTTGGGGTTGACGGGACCCGGGATGTCTTCTCCCAGCCCGAACTGTACTCCCCTGACGAGGGATTTGATTTCTACTCCGACGACGCGGCCCGGACGCCGGTCTCTCGTCTGGGCATGGAAGGTCTCGCCCTCAACTCGCAGCCGGAAGGGTGGCCCTACCCGGCGAGGTACCAAAGCCTGGTGCAGTCTGACGGCGGGATCGGAAGCGACGGCCGCAAGAGGCCCGTTCGTTCCCCTCCACCGCCCCGTGGCACAGGAGGCCCGATCCGCACAGTTGGCCTTCGCAAACCACGCGGTCCAGGTCTGTCATCCAGCCGCGGCCGAGGTGGTGGGTTGGCACCTGCCTCGGTTGCTCCCGGTGATCCTTCTAGTCCTCGGTACGGGACCAGCGACGGGACCGAGCTGGAGGATGCAGAGGACGTGCAGGAGATCGTTCAG GAATTGGATGCTCAGTTGGACTCAAGTGACGAAGAGCTGCTGAACTTGTTACAGGAGGACGCTGAGCATGAGAAGCAAGTGATGGAGACGATCTTCTTTTTTG GGGCAATTGATGGAACTCATGTGGAAGTTGTAGTGCCAAATGATAAAAAGGTTCAATATCTTTGTCGAAAGGGGCACAAAACACAAAATGTGCTTGCAGTTGTAGACTTTGACATGAGATTCACATTTGTGCTTGCTGGATGGCCGGGATCAGTGCACGACATGAGAGTGTTCAATGATGCCATCAACAAGTACAAAGAAAGGTTTCCACACCCACCTCTAG GGAAGTACTACCTAGTGGATTCGGGATATCCAAATCGTGCAGGTTATCTTGCATCTTACAAGGGGACAAAATACCATCTACCAGAGTTTCGTAATTCCACAATGCCCAGAGGTACGAAAGAAACCTTCAATTTTGCTCATTCTTCACTTAGAAATGTCGTGGAAAGGGCCTTTGGAGTTTTAAAAATGAAGTGGAGGATGTTGTTGAAAGTGCCAAGCTACCCACCGGCAAAGCAAGCCCGAATAATTGTAGCATGCATGGCATTGCATAATTTTATTAGAGAGAGTAAGCTCATGGATGAACACTTTGATCGTTGCGACCGTGATGAGCACTATGTTCCAGTTGAGGCATCAATGTCACAAACACGTACACGGGACACAGGACGATTGGATGAAGATTGCAACATCAATGAATTTCGAGATCAAATGGCCAATGCTTTGTACAGTAGATAA